A window of the Branchiibius hedensis genome harbors these coding sequences:
- a CDS encoding ABC transporter permease, producing MFSYFHDHFAEVMTELWAHTWLSTVPVVIGLLLALPLGWIARRYSFTYPPIMTVTGLLYTIPSIALFVLIPPLLGLDPLTPLQVPIALTIYSVALLVRVVADGLGSVSETTTNAATAIGYTGPRRFFAVDLPIAVPVISAGVRVAVVSNVSIVAVAGTIGMTNLGSLFDQGYQLSVNGPYYPPILLGLVLCILLALVLDALVVLITRLLTPWRRGADSAIGAPA from the coding sequence ATGTTCAGTTACTTCCACGATCACTTCGCCGAGGTGATGACCGAGTTGTGGGCGCACACCTGGCTGTCCACCGTGCCGGTGGTCATCGGGCTGTTGCTGGCGCTGCCACTGGGCTGGATCGCGCGACGGTATTCGTTCACCTACCCGCCGATCATGACCGTGACCGGTTTGCTCTACACGATCCCGTCGATCGCGTTGTTCGTGCTGATCCCACCGCTGCTGGGGCTGGATCCCCTGACACCGCTGCAGGTTCCGATCGCGTTGACCATCTACTCGGTGGCGTTGCTGGTGCGCGTCGTCGCGGACGGCCTGGGCTCGGTGAGCGAAACGACCACCAACGCAGCGACCGCCATCGGATACACCGGTCCGCGGCGATTCTTCGCCGTTGACCTGCCGATCGCCGTACCGGTCATCAGCGCCGGGGTGCGGGTCGCGGTCGTCTCCAACGTCAGCATCGTGGCGGTCGCCGGCACGATCGGCATGACCAACCTCGGCTCGCTGTTCGATCAGGGCTACCAACTGTCGGTCAACGGGCCCTACTACCCGCCGATCCTGCTCGGCCTGGTGCTGTGCATCCTGCTGGCGCTGGTGTTGGACGCGCTGGTGGTGCTGATCACCCGACTGCTCACGCCGTGGCGGCGCGGCGCAGACTCAGCGATCGGAGCGCCGGCATGA
- a CDS encoding ABC transporter permease, producing the protein MIGQVLEWLNDPAHWRNIGPYTGIRTQLLTHIWYCLIAMFFGVLIAVPLGLWIGHTGRAKWVVSAANALRAIPTVGLLILLVVMIAPHFTGRTSAGFLIPTLIVLVILAIPPLLAGTYSGIDNVDDSVRDAAYGMGMTGRSVLWKVEVPNALPLMFSGLRSAALQVIATATIAAYVTLGGLGRFIYDGLAQQDYPQMIGGGVLVAGLALVTDILLAIIQRYVVSPGVSGRFRRATASDQKGSTDPTELALELS; encoded by the coding sequence ATGATCGGCCAGGTCCTCGAGTGGTTGAACGATCCGGCCCACTGGCGCAACATCGGCCCGTACACCGGCATCCGCACCCAATTGCTGACCCACATCTGGTACTGCCTGATCGCGATGTTCTTCGGTGTCCTCATCGCGGTGCCGTTGGGTCTGTGGATCGGGCACACCGGCCGGGCCAAGTGGGTCGTGTCGGCTGCCAACGCACTGCGCGCGATCCCGACCGTCGGTCTGTTGATCCTGCTGGTCGTGATGATCGCGCCGCACTTCACCGGTCGCACCTCGGCCGGCTTCTTGATCCCGACGTTGATCGTGCTGGTCATCCTGGCGATTCCCCCGTTGCTCGCCGGTACCTACTCCGGCATCGACAACGTCGACGACAGCGTGCGCGACGCGGCGTACGGGATGGGCATGACGGGCCGGTCGGTGCTGTGGAAGGTGGAGGTGCCCAACGCGCTGCCGTTGATGTTCTCCGGATTGCGCTCGGCGGCACTACAAGTCATCGCCACGGCCACGATCGCGGCGTACGTCACGCTCGGGGGTCTGGGCCGGTTCATCTACGACGGCCTGGCCCAACAGGATTACCCCCAGATGATCGGTGGTGGCGTCTTGGTCGCTGGACTAGCGTTGGTCACCGATATTTTGCTCGCCATAATCCAACGTTATGTAGTTTCACCCGGGGTATCCGGCCGCTTCCGTCGGGCCACCGCCTCGGACCAGAAGGGGTCAACCGACCCCACCGAATTAGCCCTGGAGTTGTCATGA